The Campylobacter sp. CN_NE2 genome contains a region encoding:
- a CDS encoding ParA family protein, whose amino-acid sequence MSEVITIANQKGGVGKTTTAINLAASLAIVGKKVLLIDLDPQSNTTTGLGFSRSDYEFNIYHVLTGRKTISEITLETEIPELHLVPSNIGLVGIEQEFADNDKDSKMILKRKIAKISSKYDYIIIDSPPTLGNITVNALSASDSVIVPVQCEFLALEGLSLVLNTVKIVKKSINPNLKFRGFLPTMYSKNNISKEVLANLKEHFEDKLFKSDRDENGFVIIPRNVKLAECPSYGKPVILYDIKSSGSVAYQDLANSIME is encoded by the coding sequence ATGAGCGAAGTAATAACTATTGCTAATCAAAAAGGCGGTGTCGGCAAGACGACAACTGCGATAAATTTGGCGGCAAGTTTAGCTATTGTCGGAAAAAAAGTTTTACTAATCGATCTTGATCCGCAGTCAAATACGACAACAGGGCTTGGTTTTAGTAGAAGTGATTATGAATTCAATATCTATCATGTTTTAACTGGTAGAAAAACAATATCTGAAATCACGCTCGAAACGGAAATTCCTGAACTTCATTTAGTTCCGTCAAATATCGGTCTAGTTGGCATTGAGCAAGAATTTGCCGACAATGACAAAGATAGTAAAATGATTTTAAAAAGGAAAATTGCCAAAATTTCTTCAAAATATGATTATATCATTATTGATTCGCCACCTACTTTGGGAAATATCACCGTAAATGCACTAAGTGCAAGTGATAGTGTTATTGTACCTGTTCAGTGTGAATTTTTGGCACTTGAAGGGCTAAGTTTGGTTTTAAATACCGTTAAAATCGTGAAAAAAAGCATAAATCCAAATCTTAAATTTAGAGGATTTTTGCCTACAATGTATAGCAAAAATAATATTTCAAAAGAGGTTTTAGCAAATCTTAAAGAGCATTTTGAAGATAAGCTTTTCAAAAGTGACAGAGATGAAAACGGCTTTGTTATAATTCCTAGAAATGTAAAACTTGCAGAATGTCCAAGTTACGGCAAACCTGTGATTTTATATGATATAAAATCATCAGGAAGCGTTGCGTATCAGGATTTGGCAAATTCGATTATGGAGTAA
- a CDS encoding biotin--[acetyl-CoA-carboxylase] ligase, translating into MTIEFVESCDSTQTGIISNLKLGVIKPPYCLVANSQNAGLGSRGNAWESVSGNLYFSFCVSESALPSDLPTNSASIYFAFLMKEYLANLGSKIWLKWPNDFYLSEKKIGGVITTKIKNVFVCGMGLNLAHAPEFAGILDIKVERNSLIYGFFEMLEKKPSWKQIFSKFSLEFPLSQKFGTHNGCEIVSLENAVLCDDGSILINNKKVYSLR; encoded by the coding sequence TTGACGATAGAATTTGTTGAGAGTTGCGATTCGACCCAAACTGGGATCATTTCAAATTTAAAGCTTGGCGTTATCAAACCGCCATATTGTTTGGTCGCAAACTCACAAAATGCAGGGCTTGGAAGCAGAGGAAATGCGTGGGAGAGCGTGAGCGGAAATCTATATTTTTCATTTTGCGTGAGCGAAAGTGCCTTGCCAAGCGATTTGCCGACAAATTCGGCTAGTATTTATTTTGCATTTTTGATGAAAGAGTATTTGGCAAATTTAGGCTCAAAAATTTGGCTAAAATGGCCAAATGACTTTTATTTGAGTGAAAAAAAAATCGGCGGTGTAATCACGACAAAAATCAAAAATGTTTTTGTCTGCGGTATGGGTTTAAATTTAGCTCACGCGCCCGAATTTGCTGGAATCTTAGATATAAAAGTAGAGCGAAATAGCCTAATTTACGGCTTTTTTGAAATGTTAGAAAAAAAACCTTCATGGAAGCAAATTTTTAGCAAGTTTTCGCTAGAATTCCCTTTGTCGCAAAAATTCGGCACCCACAATGGGTGCGAGATAGTATCTCTCGAAAATGCCGTGCTTTGCGATGACGGTTCAATCCTAATAAACAACAAAAAGGTGTATAGTTTAAGATGA